A window of the Desulfurobacterium atlanticum genome harbors these coding sequences:
- the pyrF gene encoding orotidine-5'-phosphate decarboxylase translates to MLIVALDFPDTLTAMETVDRLKGKVKTFKVGLELFLRGGFEIVEKIHNRGCGVFLDLKFHDIPNTVCGAAKVAIENEVFMYNVHTLGGFDFLKKVADFNREYAEQMGVRRPLLIGVTILTSMDDEDLKTIGIESGVKTVVLKLAENAKKAGLDGVVCSPEEIEMIKKEFGEGFITVTPGIRPDWAAKNDQKRVMTPKEAKKAGADFIVVGRPITRAANVAEAAERVLKEIS, encoded by the coding sequence ATGCTTATAGTTGCTCTTGATTTTCCTGATACTTTAACTGCTATGGAAACTGTTGATAGATTGAAAGGAAAAGTGAAAACTTTTAAGGTTGGTCTTGAGCTCTTCTTGAGGGGTGGATTTGAAATTGTTGAAAAAATCCACAATAGAGGTTGTGGAGTGTTCCTTGACCTTAAGTTTCATGATATTCCAAATACCGTTTGCGGTGCTGCAAAGGTTGCAATAGAAAATGAGGTTTTTATGTATAACGTTCATACACTTGGAGGATTTGATTTTTTGAAAAAGGTTGCAGATTTTAATAGAGAGTATGCCGAGCAGATGGGTGTAAGGCGTCCTCTTCTCATAGGTGTTACCATTCTTACGAGTATGGATGATGAAGATTTAAAAACTATCGGTATAGAGAGCGGTGTTAAAACTGTCGTGCTTAAGCTTGCTGAAAATGCTAAAAAAGCCGGTCTTGATGGGGTTGTCTGTTCTCCTGAAGAGATTGAAATGATAAAAAAGGAGTTTGGTGAAGGATTTATCACAGTAACTCCCGGTATTCGTCCTGATTGGGCAGCAAAAAATGACCAGAAAAGGGTAATGACACCGAAAGAGGCTAAAAAGGCAGGAGCTGATTTTATAGTTGTTGGAAGACCTATAACAAGAGCTGCGAATGTTGCAGAGGCTGCTGAGAGAGTTCTTAAAGAAATATCTTAG
- a CDS encoding peptidyl-prolyl cis-trans isomerase, with protein MYKRIVVLMTGIFILFSSFSYGKVSSNDWLVKIGNKTYTVKDFQNWWDNWKVDGSKFPETPTPFIDWMLLFENGTELGLYKYPSYQQKIRQFVKVRSLLLLQGDTLSEAKNVTDKEVEEFYKKEYLPLEKFHIFYFNDRKTAEKAKKLIDQGVADGKVLAERLGIKNTDNFERFTKYMRPFDIKDMKQRGMLFSANKGDVVGPLKDKDKWLIVIVVDKTFNDNRKKDFLKAAKEKLIKIREAQATQQLLDELKKKYKVKIYKDVLDKITSENVPEDIKNKVVLEVGNYALTAGGFGKFLKKEVEWQKHSRFGKVDINVAKKRVVDSIINQTLVGIEAINRHYERREPLKSMYEFYCQNRIIRELEDRIIKPQVKVTDKDIKRYYELNKEKYRLPDKVKFRFLQTSDKKLIEKLYEKVKKGADFKKMTIDIMGYDNVVTVPYNKLLPETKKVVDNLESGEVSAPIKIKDTYFLLQLLEKHRGEYKPLAEVRESIEKVVWEEKFKRAKEDYVKKLYMNLLMNGKEIKVNWDVWNEIVNRYKNRTEFNGKYAFYLFLISLMGLFIIGYIKGREKQNES; from the coding sequence ATGTATAAAAGAATAGTCGTGCTTATGACAGGAATTTTTATTCTCTTTTCTTCTTTTTCTTACGGGAAGGTTTCTTCAAATGATTGGCTTGTAAAAATAGGAAATAAAACTTATACAGTTAAGGATTTTCAAAATTGGTGGGATAACTGGAAAGTTGATGGTTCAAAGTTTCCAGAAACTCCAACACCTTTTATAGATTGGATGCTTCTTTTTGAAAATGGAACAGAACTTGGTCTCTATAAGTATCCTTCTTACCAGCAGAAGATAAGACAATTTGTCAAGGTACGCTCATTGCTTCTACTTCAAGGTGATACTCTTTCAGAAGCAAAGAATGTAACAGATAAAGAGGTGGAGGAATTTTACAAGAAAGAGTATTTGCCACTGGAGAAGTTTCACATTTTCTACTTTAACGATAGAAAGACCGCTGAAAAAGCAAAAAAGCTTATAGATCAGGGTGTTGCTGATGGAAAAGTTCTGGCAGAAAGGTTAGGTATCAAAAATACGGATAATTTTGAAAGATTTACTAAATATATGCGTCCATTTGATATCAAGGATATGAAGCAAAGAGGGATGCTTTTCTCGGCAAATAAAGGGGATGTTGTGGGACCTTTAAAGGATAAAGATAAGTGGCTTATAGTTATAGTGGTTGATAAGACTTTTAATGATAACCGTAAGAAAGATTTTCTCAAAGCTGCAAAGGAAAAACTTATAAAAATACGGGAAGCACAGGCAACACAGCAACTTCTTGATGAGCTTAAGAAAAAATATAAGGTTAAAATATATAAGGATGTTCTGGATAAAATCACGTCAGAGAATGTCCCTGAAGATATTAAAAATAAAGTTGTGCTTGAAGTTGGAAATTATGCCCTGACAGCCGGAGGTTTTGGGAAGTTTTTGAAGAAAGAGGTTGAGTGGCAGAAACATTCAAGATTTGGTAAAGTTGATATTAATGTGGCAAAGAAAAGAGTTGTTGACTCAATAATAAATCAAACTCTTGTTGGGATTGAAGCTATAAACAGACATTATGAGAGAAGAGAACCTTTAAAGTCTATGTATGAGTTTTACTGTCAGAATAGAATTATAAGGGAACTTGAGGATAGAATTATTAAGCCTCAGGTGAAAGTAACCGATAAAGATATAAAAAGGTATTATGAGCTTAATAAGGAAAAATACAGATTGCCAGATAAGGTTAAATTCAGATTTTTGCAGACTTCAGATAAGAAACTTATTGAAAAACTTTATGAGAAAGTTAAGAAAGGTGCAGATTTTAAGAAAATGACCATTGATATAATGGGTTATGATAACGTTGTTACTGTTCCTTATAACAAGTTGTTGCCGGAAACAAAAAAGGTGGTTGACAATTTAGAGTCCGGGGAGGTTTCTGCCCCTATTAAAATAAAAGATACATATTTCCTTCTCCAACTTCTTGAGAAGCATAGAGGGGAGTATAAGCCTTTAGCAGAAGTGAGAGAATCCATTGAGAAAGTTGTATGGGAAGAGAAATTTAAAAGAGCTAAAGAAGATTACGTTAAGAAGCTTTATATGAATCTTCTTATGAATGGAAAAGAGATTAAAGTTAACTGGGATGTGTGGAATGAGATAGTTAACAGATACAAAAATAGAACCGAGTTTAACGGAAAATATGCATTTTATCTTTTTCTGATTTCTTTAATGGGCTTATTTATAATTGGATATATTAAAGGAAGGGAGAAACAGAATGAGAGTTAA
- a CDS encoding cytochrome c3 family protein — protein MRVNFLLSTSLFLLFTGISYAVPGGGFKRVVSKNATDTFNPQEIKEELTFEYIHIHAFGDGKNSCLYCHKTDSPSKKDVKRVSGELVCYECHREVYERIDSHLYHHKNIRNCVMCHDPHQSDNIAMLKGDGITVCMRCHATNKAGYCVHPQGEKHLDPRNGQPVTCISCHFTMGTDYKYLLKKNGESALCYQCHSPKRYK, from the coding sequence ATGAGAGTTAATTTTTTACTATCCACTTCTTTGTTTTTACTCTTTACAGGGATCTCCTATGCTGTTCCAGGAGGCGGTTTTAAAAGAGTTGTTTCAAAGAATGCTACAGATACGTTTAATCCGCAGGAAATAAAAGAGGAATTAACTTTTGAGTATATCCATATTCATGCTTTCGGTGATGGAAAGAACTCCTGTTTGTACTGCCATAAAACAGATTCACCTTCAAAAAAAGATGTTAAAAGGGTTTCAGGTGAGCTTGTCTGTTATGAGTGTCACAGAGAAGTGTATGAAAGGATAGATTCTCACCTTTATCATCATAAAAATATTAGGAACTGTGTGATGTGTCATGATCCCCATCAGAGTGATAATATAGCTATGCTTAAAGGGGATGGTATTACTGTTTGTATGAGATGTCATGCTACAAATAAAGCCGGCTACTGTGTACATCCGCAGGGTGAAAAACATCTTGACCCGAGGAATGGACAACCTGTTACCTGCATCTCCTGCCATTTCACTATGGGGACAGATTACAAGTATCTTTTAAAGAAAAATGGGGAGTCAGCGCTGTGCTATCAGTGTCATTCTCCAAAAAGGTATAAGTGA
- a CDS encoding GGDEF domain-containing protein: MVNIRRRLIISIAAMSIISGIAAPITIHHFFLEGYPVTLPEFVMSLTSNFLLGWFIYYVIVSGNLKEYFDTLTNIFKKIRHILEGSKSHSIEEIKDLKIEAEKGDFIYKVSKEINHFIEKLYYNELLDRYQREVGKLFVTLSTPQVLAESFYKFLLEKFGMVGMAVFVKENDGTVSNVACFNFNRCELSDFVKACFDFKDLKLLSTSGIDLKLVDNVKVKEILVIPFVNIDFAAVLILAKPDKFTGFELRFLRRIRDLMSLGLTNARNYSRLQEESYLDPLTKLYNRRFGMKRFQEILSLASREEKPVVVAMMDIDNFKRINDTYGHLAGDYVLRNLAAIVKSHIRDVDLVVRYGGEEILLVLFNTDEDAGYKVLERIRKNIEEFTFEFEGQEIPVTVSIGCYPILPDELKSGSFSIETFIEKADEALYKAKKTGKNKVVCYSDSY; this comes from the coding sequence ATGGTTAATATAAGGAGAAGACTTATAATCAGTATTGCTGCTATGTCTATTATTTCAGGTATAGCAGCTCCCATTACTATACACCATTTTTTTCTTGAAGGCTATCCTGTAACCCTTCCGGAATTTGTTATGTCTCTTACCTCTAACTTTTTACTTGGCTGGTTCATATATTACGTTATAGTAAGCGGAAATCTTAAAGAATATTTTGACACTTTAACCAATATTTTTAAGAAGATAAGGCATATTCTTGAAGGTTCAAAATCCCATTCCATAGAAGAAATTAAAGATCTTAAGATTGAAGCGGAAAAGGGTGATTTTATTTATAAAGTGTCAAAAGAGATTAATCACTTTATAGAAAAGCTATACTATAATGAACTTCTTGACCGGTATCAGAGAGAAGTAGGAAAACTTTTTGTCACACTTTCAACTCCTCAAGTGCTTGCAGAGTCTTTTTATAAATTTCTTCTTGAAAAGTTTGGAATGGTTGGAATGGCTGTTTTTGTAAAAGAAAATGATGGGACTGTGTCAAATGTTGCCTGTTTTAATTTCAATCGTTGTGAGTTATCCGATTTTGTTAAAGCCTGCTTTGATTTTAAGGATTTAAAACTTCTCTCCACTTCAGGTATTGATTTGAAGTTGGTGGATAATGTAAAAGTAAAAGAAATTCTTGTTATTCCTTTTGTTAACATAGATTTTGCTGCTGTTCTTATTCTTGCAAAGCCTGATAAGTTTACAGGTTTTGAACTTAGGTTTTTGAGACGAATAAGAGATTTGATGTCTCTTGGTTTGACCAATGCAAGGAATTACAGCAGGCTTCAGGAAGAATCGTATCTTGACCCTTTAACAAAGCTATATAATCGAAGATTTGGAATGAAAAGGTTTCAGGAGATACTATCTCTTGCATCAAGAGAGGAAAAACCTGTTGTTGTTGCAATGATGGATATAGATAACTTTAAAAGAATAAATGATACCTATGGTCATTTAGCAGGAGATTATGTACTCAGAAATCTTGCGGCTATTGTTAAATCACATATAAGGGATGTTGATCTTGTTGTCAGATATGGTGGTGAAGAGATATTACTGGTTCTTTTTAATACAGATGAAGATGCTGGTTATAAAGTTCTTGAAAGAATAAGGAAAAATATAGAAGAGTTCACTTTTGAATTTGAAGGACAGGAAATACCGGTTACAGTGAGTATCGGTTGTTATCCGATTTTACCTGATGAGCTTAAGTCTGGTAGTTTCTCCATAGAAACATTTATAGAGAAAGCTGACGAGGCACTTTATAAAGCAAAGAAAACAGGAAAAAATAAGGTTGTTTGTTATTCTGATTCTTATTAA
- a CDS encoding secondary thiamine-phosphate synthase enzyme YjbQ translates to MIYEITLRTSKRSQFIDISREVQGIVSRSGVEEGICVVYVPHTTAGITINENADPTVRKDIVSYLEKYVPWKEAYFEHIEGNSAAHIKSSLIGCNITVIVKDGRLLLGQWQGIYFCEFDGPRNRRVIVKVLEG, encoded by the coding sequence ATGATATATGAAATTACTCTTAGAACATCAAAGCGTTCGCAGTTTATAGACATATCCCGTGAGGTTCAGGGGATTGTTTCCCGTAGCGGTGTGGAGGAGGGAATATGTGTTGTGTATGTTCCCCATACTACAGCTGGTATAACAATAAATGAAAATGCTGATCCAACAGTCAGGAAAGATATTGTTAGTTATCTTGAAAAGTATGTTCCGTGGAAGGAAGCTTACTTTGAACATATAGAGGGAAATTCGGCAGCACACATCAAGTCTTCTCTTATAGGTTGTAATATAACGGTGATAGTTAAAGATGGTAGGTTACTTTTAGGGCAGTGGCAGGGAATTTATTTTTGTGAATTTGATGGTCCGAGAAACAGAAGGGTTATTGTTAAGGTATTAGAAGGATAA
- the trpD gene encoding anthranilate phosphoribosyltransferase produces the protein MEFKTLLDSVIEGQHLSFKDTQGLFNNIMDGKLSEAQIAGILVALRMKGETVDEIAAAASVMRAKSRKVPLSDDMRNKVVDTCGTGGDLKGTFNISTTVAFVLAAGGVPVAKHGNRSVSSKCGSADILEALGVKIDLPPEGVAKCIEETGFGFMFAPVFHPAMANVVKPRKDLGVRTIFNILGPLTNPAGAKKQLMGVFNGDLTEKLAKVLSVLGVERACVVHGFDGMDEITICDRTKITELSNGKIESYIVAPEDFGFKRADISDIKAFDTTGENKLLVEKILKGEDDSPKRDMVALNAGFGFYVAGVVHSPLEGVKKALDLLASGKPYEILKKVSQVSYFL, from the coding sequence GTGGAGTTTAAAACTTTACTTGATAGCGTTATTGAAGGTCAACATCTTTCTTTTAAAGATACTCAGGGCCTTTTTAACAATATAATGGACGGGAAGCTGTCAGAAGCTCAAATAGCGGGAATACTTGTGGCGCTAAGGATGAAAGGAGAAACTGTTGATGAGATAGCGGCTGCGGCTTCTGTTATGAGAGCTAAAAGTAGAAAGGTTCCACTTTCAGATGATATGAGAAATAAAGTGGTTGATACCTGCGGAACGGGAGGGGACCTTAAAGGGACGTTTAATATTTCAACAACTGTTGCTTTTGTTCTTGCTGCAGGTGGTGTTCCTGTTGCAAAACACGGTAACAGGTCTGTTTCAAGTAAATGTGGAAGTGCTGATATTCTTGAAGCTCTTGGTGTTAAGATAGACCTTCCTCCAGAAGGTGTGGCAAAGTGCATAGAGGAAACCGGGTTTGGTTTTATGTTTGCTCCTGTTTTTCATCCTGCTATGGCAAATGTCGTAAAGCCAAGGAAAGATCTGGGAGTTAGAACAATATTTAATATTCTAGGTCCTTTAACAAACCCAGCCGGAGCTAAAAAACAGCTTATGGGTGTTTTTAACGGAGATTTGACAGAGAAACTTGCGAAAGTGCTTTCTGTTTTAGGCGTTGAAAGGGCTTGTGTCGTTCACGGTTTTGACGGGATGGATGAGATTACTATATGCGATAGAACAAAAATTACCGAGCTTTCAAACGGGAAGATTGAAAGTTATATAGTCGCACCGGAGGATTTTGGATTTAAAAGAGCCGATATTTCAGACATTAAAGCTTTTGATACTACCGGAGAAAACAAACTGCTTGTTGAGAAGATTTTAAAAGGGGAGGATGATTCTCCAAAAAGAGACATGGTAGCTCTTAACGCAGGATTTGGGTTTTACGTGGCAGGAGTTGTTCATTCACCTTTAGAGGGAGTTAAAAAAGCGCTTGATTTACTTGCTTCCGGTAAGCCTTATGAAATTCTGAAAAAGGTTTCACAGGTTAGTTACTTTTTATAA
- the flgM gene encoding flagellar biosynthesis anti-sigma factor FlgM has product MKIERFQQNFVDISDVKQKQLRNRERNGKLKGNTVQESVSLSSEGVNVELQIKEQVALKKVDSEKVDQIKQAIASGDYSVDVHKISDSIIKEILGL; this is encoded by the coding sequence ATGAAAATAGAAAGATTTCAACAAAATTTTGTGGATATATCTGATGTTAAGCAGAAGCAGCTGAGAAATAGAGAAAGGAATGGTAAGCTTAAGGGAAATACTGTTCAGGAAAGTGTTTCTCTTTCTTCTGAAGGGGTTAATGTAGAACTGCAAATAAAAGAGCAGGTTGCTCTTAAAAAAGTTGATTCTGAAAAAGTTGACCAGATAAAGCAAGCTATTGCTTCTGGGGATTATAGTGTTGATGTTCATAAGATTTCTGATTCTATAATTAAAGAAATTCTTGGTCTATAA
- the panC gene encoding pantoate--beta-alanine ligase: MRVIRTVKEMKGVVRAFKRVGKSIGFVPTMGYLHEGHLSLVRAAKKENDLVVMSIFVNPIQFAPGEDFERYPRDEKRDFNLAEKEGVDIVFVPSVKEMYPRKNLTFVEVEEITQYLCGGKRPGHFKGVTTVVTKLFNIVMPDRAYFGKKDFQQFKVIKRMVEDLNMDVEVVGCPIVREKDGLALSSRNIYLTEKERESALALYKSLLLARKLIEEGETSAERIKEKMKEFILSFPHVKNVDYVEIVDQDSFKSVEYVKERDLIALAVFVGDARLIDNWVVGEEL; the protein is encoded by the coding sequence ATGAGGGTAATAAGAACGGTTAAAGAGATGAAAGGTGTTGTAAGAGCTTTTAAAAGAGTGGGGAAAAGTATCGGCTTTGTTCCAACAATGGGTTATCTACACGAAGGGCATTTGAGTCTTGTTAGAGCGGCTAAGAAAGAAAATGATCTTGTTGTTATGAGTATATTTGTTAATCCTATTCAGTTTGCTCCAGGTGAGGATTTTGAGAGATATCCGAGGGATGAGAAGAGGGATTTTAACCTTGCAGAAAAGGAAGGTGTTGATATTGTTTTTGTGCCTTCGGTAAAAGAGATGTATCCCCGAAAAAATTTAACTTTTGTTGAAGTAGAAGAGATAACACAGTATCTTTGCGGTGGTAAAAGACCTGGGCATTTTAAAGGTGTGACAACTGTGGTTACAAAACTTTTTAATATAGTAATGCCTGACAGGGCTTATTTCGGAAAAAAGGATTTTCAGCAGTTTAAAGTTATAAAAAGAATGGTAGAAGACCTTAACATGGATGTAGAGGTTGTGGGTTGCCCCATTGTAAGGGAAAAGGACGGTCTTGCTTTGAGTTCCAGAAACATTTATCTAACAGAGAAGGAAAGAGAATCAGCCCTTGCTCTTTATAAAAGTTTACTTCTTGCCAGGAAGCTAATAGAGGAAGGAGAAACATCTGCAGAGAGGATAAAAGAGAAGATGAAAGAATTTATCCTTTCTTTTCCACATGTTAAAAATGTGGACTATGTTGAAATTGTTGACCAGGATAGTTTTAAAAGTGTAGAATATGTAAAGGAAAGGGATTTAATAGCTCTTGCTGTCTTTGTTGGAGATGCAAGGCTTATAGATAACTGGGTAGTGGGGGAAGAGTTATGA
- a CDS encoding toprim domain-containing protein — MEKEKVKKLKSWLIDLKNFINRKEKAIIVVEGKRDRTALEKFGIMNVYDLKGRNFHTFSEFIADKVNPSVVILLADFDPEGEEIAKKLKSVFCKYNLNVNTSFRESLRETGIRFIEEIPSKLLAQQSFNRRN, encoded by the coding sequence ATGGAAAAAGAGAAAGTAAAAAAGTTAAAATCGTGGTTGATCGATCTGAAAAACTTCATAAACAGAAAAGAAAAAGCAATTATTGTAGTTGAAGGGAAAAGAGACCGCACAGCCCTTGAAAAGTTTGGAATAATGAATGTTTATGATCTTAAAGGGAGAAATTTTCACACCTTTTCTGAATTTATTGCAGATAAAGTAAATCCATCAGTAGTGATACTTCTTGCAGATTTTGACCCTGAAGGAGAGGAAATTGCAAAAAAATTAAAATCGGTATTTTGTAAATACAATCTAAATGTTAACACCTCGTTTCGTGAAAGTTTAAGAGAAACAGGAATAAGATTTATTGAGGAAATTCCTTCAAAGCTACTTGCCCAGCAGTCTTTTAACAGAAGAAATTGA
- a CDS encoding YihY/virulence factor BrkB family protein, with protein MICRKLLGKKRFINYVLYAVCDAFESDYMFCAAAIAYFTLVSIIPLFITMFFIEILVFNVDILSMLPKELLNSPLKPFFERIQHVILSTGIVSGTAIPIMLWFARGVFLAVERSFTYILGKCNPAGYIGRNILVILFIFVLWILMFGFYSLKLFFAVVFPSNFLAMLISSVGLLVVMFLILFCLYYFLLPVKFHWKMVFKVSVFVFIMLILFERGFLYFVENISKIDILFGSFAAVIVFLLWIYYSAIMVLIGAGILKAKMIVEGSYGEGYEGNKNG; from the coding sequence ATGATATGTAGAAAACTTCTTGGAAAGAAAAGATTTATAAACTATGTGCTTTACGCTGTGTGTGATGCTTTTGAAAGTGATTATATGTTTTGCGCAGCGGCTATAGCGTATTTTACCCTTGTTTCAATTATTCCTCTTTTTATAACTATGTTTTTTATAGAAATTCTTGTTTTTAACGTGGATATTCTTTCTATGCTTCCTAAAGAGCTTCTTAACTCTCCTTTGAAGCCGTTTTTTGAGAGAATCCAGCATGTTATTTTAAGCACCGGAATAGTAAGTGGAACTGCTATTCCTATAATGCTCTGGTTTGCCCGTGGAGTTTTTCTTGCTGTTGAGCGGTCTTTCACCTACATTCTTGGCAAATGTAATCCTGCTGGTTATATAGGGCGAAATATTCTTGTTATTTTGTTTATTTTTGTTCTGTGGATTTTGATGTTTGGGTTTTACTCGTTAAAGCTGTTTTTTGCTGTTGTTTTTCCCTCCAACTTTCTTGCAATGTTAATATCTTCTGTGGGACTTCTTGTTGTTATGTTTCTTATTCTCTTCTGTCTTTACTACTTCTTGCTTCCTGTAAAGTTTCACTGGAAAATGGTTTTTAAGGTGTCAGTTTTTGTGTTTATTATGCTGATTCTTTTTGAGAGAGGTTTTCTTTATTTTGTAGAGAACATTTCAAAGATTGATATTCTGTTTGGTTCTTTTGCTGCGGTTATAGTTTTTCTTCTCTGGATTTACTATTCTGCAATAATGGTTCTGATAGGCGCAGGTATTTTAAAGGCTAAAATGATAGTTGAAGGGAGTTATGGGGAAGGTTATGAGGGTAATAAGAACGGTTAA
- a CDS encoding GIY-YIG nuclease family protein, with amino-acid sequence MSFPPKKGTYIIVFNYGKSRMIKVKSGKFFIEKGRYCYIGSAFGSGGIFSRIQRHLKKRKKKHWHLDFLSVSPFFKAVSVYCFFNLKIECEIAEKFLKVFYPVAGFGASDCSCISHLFFMEDKNSREIDRIVKEFQFEKFDLRG; translated from the coding sequence ATGAGTTTTCCACCGAAAAAGGGAACCTATATTATTGTTTTTAATTACGGGAAAAGCAGGATGATAAAGGTTAAATCAGGAAAATTTTTTATTGAGAAAGGAAGATATTGTTATATCGGTTCGGCATTTGGGTCAGGAGGCATCTTTTCAAGGATTCAAAGGCATTTAAAAAAACGGAAGAAGAAACACTGGCATCTTGATTTTCTTTCTGTCTCGCCTTTCTTTAAAGCGGTTTCTGTTTATTGTTTTTTTAATTTAAAAATTGAGTGTGAGATAGCTGAAAAATTCTTAAAAGTGTTTTATCCTGTAGCAGGATTTGGTGCTTCAGATTGCTCTTGCATTTCTCATCTTTTCTTTATGGAAGATAAAAACTCCAGAGAAATTGATAGAATAGTTAAAGAATTCCAGTTTGAGAAATTTGATTTAAGGGGGTAG
- a CDS encoding DUF808 family protein: MASGIFALLDDVATLLDDISTAAKIATKKTAGILGDDLAVNAEKSSKFASDREIPVLLEIIKGSFINKAVILPAVFLLNFFFPVVIRILLLIGGAYLAYEAFEKVFEFFFHKERKEKVSIFSREVEDKKIKEALITDFILSLEVIIIALSAVIDKPLITQIVVVTLISLITTVGVYGLVLLIVRMDDFGLVLVSTDSKILKAVGRFLIFLLPKVIKALEVIGTFAMFTVAGGIYNHAFHITERLLIQVPLIVTEILIGFCLGGVIFLSISSVKRLLGK; encoded by the coding sequence ATGGCTTCAGGGATATTTGCACTTCTTGATGATGTGGCTACTTTACTTGATGACATATCAACGGCGGCTAAAATTGCTACAAAGAAAACAGCTGGTATTTTAGGTGATGATCTTGCGGTAAATGCAGAAAAATCTTCTAAGTTTGCTTCAGATAGAGAGATTCCTGTTCTTCTTGAGATAATAAAAGGTTCTTTTATTAATAAGGCTGTGATTCTTCCTGCTGTTTTTCTTTTAAATTTCTTTTTTCCGGTTGTTATAAGGATTCTGCTTCTAATTGGTGGAGCTTATCTTGCCTATGAGGCTTTTGAAAAGGTGTTTGAGTTTTTCTTTCATAAGGAGAGGAAAGAGAAGGTATCAATCTTTTCAAGGGAAGTGGAAGATAAAAAAATAAAAGAAGCACTTATAACAGATTTTATACTTTCTCTTGAAGTTATAATAATAGCCCTTAGTGCTGTTATTGATAAACCTTTAATAACACAGATAGTAGTTGTCACACTTATTTCACTCATTACTACTGTAGGAGTTTACGGACTTGTTCTGCTAATAGTAAGAATGGATGATTTTGGCCTGGTGCTTGTTTCTACAGATTCTAAAATTTTGAAAGCGGTAGGAAGGTTTTTAATTTTCCTTCTTCCAAAAGTTATAAAAGCTCTTGAAGTTATTGGAACTTTTGCTATGTTTACAGTGGCTGGTGGAATTTATAATCATGCTTTTCACATTACTGAAAGGTTGCTTATTCAAGTGCCTTTAATTGTGACAGAAATTCTCATAGGTTTTTGTCTGGGAGGTGTGATTTTTCTATCAATTTCTTCTGTTAAAAGACTGCTGGGCAAGTAG